In the Pseudomonas sp. ADAK2 genome, one interval contains:
- a CDS encoding NAD-dependent protein deacetylase, with translation MLDSPIREQLDRLQQLMADQPFAVLTGAGISTPSGIPDYRDNQGVRRGRQPMMYQEFLAAPESRRRYWARAMLGWPRVRLASPNAAHEALASLQSAQQIGGLITQNVDTLHDQAGSHDVIELHGSLHRVLCLDCGRRSERDAIQQLMEVQNPYLAGVDAVQAPDGDTLLDPAFEARFQVPHCPHCGEERMKPDVVFFGENVAQVTAARAMAAVEKAAGLLVVGSSLMAYSAFRLCRAVVDQGKPLIAINLGKTRADDILDMKIEGSCEQLLPLLTQRLTQ, from the coding sequence ATGCTCGACAGCCCCATCCGCGAACAACTCGACCGTCTTCAGCAATTAATGGCCGACCAGCCGTTCGCGGTCCTGACGGGCGCGGGCATCAGCACCCCGTCAGGCATTCCCGACTACCGCGACAACCAGGGCGTACGCCGTGGCCGGCAACCGATGATGTACCAGGAATTCCTCGCCGCCCCCGAATCCCGCCGCCGTTACTGGGCACGGGCGATGCTCGGCTGGCCGCGGGTACGCCTGGCCAGCCCCAACGCGGCCCACGAGGCATTGGCCAGTTTGCAAAGTGCGCAGCAGATCGGCGGGCTGATCACGCAGAACGTCGACACCTTGCACGACCAGGCCGGCAGCCATGACGTCATCGAACTCCATGGCAGCCTGCACCGGGTGCTGTGCCTGGACTGTGGCCGGCGCAGCGAGCGCGATGCGATTCAACAGCTAATGGAAGTGCAAAACCCCTACCTGGCGGGCGTCGATGCGGTCCAAGCGCCGGATGGCGATACCCTGCTCGACCCGGCGTTTGAAGCACGGTTTCAGGTGCCGCACTGCCCGCATTGCGGCGAGGAGCGGATGAAGCCGGACGTGGTGTTTTTTGGCGAGAACGTCGCGCAGGTGACGGCGGCCAGGGCCATGGCGGCGGTTGAGAAAGCGGCGGGGTTGCTGGTGGTGGGATCGTCGTTGATGGCGTATTCGGCGTTTCGGTTGTGTCGGGCGGTGGTCGATCAGGGCAAGCCGTTGATTGCGATCAATCTGGGCAAGACCCGGGCGGATGACATTCTGGATATGAAGATTGAGGGTTCCTGCGAACAACTATTACCCCTGCTGACACAACGCCTGACCCAATGA
- a CDS encoding LysR family transcriptional regulator — translation MTVKQIRAFLAVAQSLSFAVACERLHLSQSALSLTIKALEEGLGGRLFSRNTRNVALTPEGESLVPLARRLIADWDNAEDELRQRFTLQRGRVTLAAMPSFAGNLLPPILKTFRARYPKVNVTVNDVINEQVLEMVRDRQVELGVSFEPAHSTSLEFTPLYIDRFVAVVPHDSALAKLDEIDWQTLLMEPFITLQRPSTVRVMLEEHLQARGMKLPVEFESHQLATVGRMVASGLGVSAVPALCVQQMQESGAHCITLRDPVVERAIGVLTKPGHELSAAAQALFDIFKEANLAQRLMP, via the coding sequence ATGACCGTCAAGCAAATCCGCGCCTTCCTGGCCGTGGCCCAGAGCCTGAGTTTCGCCGTGGCCTGCGAGCGGTTGCACCTGTCGCAATCGGCGCTGAGCCTGACCATCAAGGCCCTGGAAGAAGGCCTGGGCGGGCGCCTGTTCAGCCGCAATACGCGCAACGTCGCGCTAACTCCGGAAGGTGAATCCCTGGTGCCGTTGGCGCGCCGGTTGATCGCCGATTGGGACAATGCCGAAGATGAACTGCGCCAGCGTTTCACCCTGCAGCGCGGTCGCGTGACCCTGGCGGCGATGCCGTCGTTCGCCGGCAACCTGCTGCCGCCGATCCTCAAAACCTTCCGCGCGCGTTACCCGAAAGTCAACGTCACGGTGAACGACGTGATCAACGAGCAGGTGCTGGAAATGGTCCGGGATCGGCAGGTGGAACTTGGCGTGTCGTTCGAACCGGCCCACAGCACGTCGCTGGAATTCACGCCGTTGTACATCGATCGCTTTGTCGCGGTGGTGCCCCATGACTCGGCGCTGGCGAAACTGGACGAGATCGACTGGCAAACCTTATTGATGGAGCCGTTTATCACCTTGCAACGACCGTCCACCGTGCGGGTGATGCTCGAAGAACACTTGCAGGCCCGGGGTATGAAGTTGCCGGTGGAATTTGAAAGCCATCAACTGGCGACGGTCGGGCGGATGGTCGCCAGCGGTTTGGGCGTGAGCGCGGTGCCGGCATTGTGCGTGCAGCAAATGCAGGAGTCGGGCGCCCACTGCATCACCTTGCGTGACCCGGTGGTGGAACGGGCGATCGGCGTACTGACCAAGCCGGGGCATGAACTGTCGGCGGCGGCACAGGCGTTGTTCGATATTTTCAAAGAAGCCAACCTCGCACAGCGCCTCATGCCCTGA
- a CDS encoding CoA transferase subunit A: MAGFDKRVSSYEEALAGLEDGMTVIAGGFGLCGIPENLIAEIKRKGTRDLTVVSNNCGVDGFGLGVLLVDRQIRKVVASYVGENKLFEEQLLSGVIEVDLTPQGTLAEKMRAGGAGIPAFFTATGVGTPVAEGKEVREFKGRKYLMEESITGDFAIVKGWKADHFGNVIYRHTAQNFNPLAATAGKITVVEVEEIVEPGELDPAQIHTPGIYVDRIICGTFEKRIEQRTVRK; encoded by the coding sequence ATGGCAGGTTTCGACAAGCGCGTGAGTTCCTACGAGGAAGCCCTTGCAGGTCTTGAAGACGGCATGACCGTGATCGCTGGCGGCTTTGGCCTGTGCGGGATCCCGGAAAACCTCATCGCCGAGATCAAGCGCAAAGGCACCCGCGACCTCACCGTGGTTTCCAACAACTGCGGCGTCGACGGCTTCGGCCTCGGCGTGCTGCTGGTAGACCGGCAGATTCGCAAGGTGGTGGCCTCCTACGTCGGCGAGAACAAACTGTTCGAAGAGCAACTGCTCAGCGGCGTCATCGAAGTCGATCTGACCCCCCAAGGCACCCTCGCCGAAAAAATGCGCGCAGGCGGCGCCGGCATCCCGGCCTTCTTCACCGCCACCGGCGTCGGCACCCCGGTGGCCGAAGGCAAGGAAGTGCGCGAATTCAAGGGTCGCAAGTACCTGATGGAAGAGTCCATCACCGGTGACTTCGCCATCGTCAAAGGCTGGAAAGCCGACCACTTCGGCAACGTCATCTATCGCCACACCGCCCAGAACTTCAACCCGCTGGCCGCCACCGCCGGCAAGATCACCGTGGTCGAAGTCGAAGAAATCGTCGAACCCGGCGAGCTGGACCCGGCGCAGATCCACACCCCTGGCATCTACGTCGACCGGATCATTTGCGGCACGTTCGAGAAGCGCATCGAACAGCGCACCGTGCGTAAGTGA
- a CDS encoding CoA transferase subunit B, protein MALSREQMAQRVAREMQDGYYVNLGIGIPTLVANYIPEGMEVMLQSENGLLGMGPFPTEETIDADMINAGKQTVTARIGASIFSSAESFAMIRGGHVDLTVLGAFEVDVEGNIASWMIPGKLVKGMGGAMDLVAGADNIIVIMTHASKDGESKLLAKCSLPLTGAGCIKRVLTDLAYLEIQDGAFILKERAPGVSVEEIVAKTAGKLIVPDHVPEMQFAAQ, encoded by the coding sequence ATGGCACTTTCCCGCGAACAAATGGCTCAACGCGTCGCCCGCGAAATGCAGGACGGCTACTACGTGAACCTGGGCATCGGCATTCCGACCCTGGTCGCCAACTACATCCCTGAAGGCATGGAAGTCATGCTGCAGTCGGAAAACGGCCTGCTCGGCATGGGTCCGTTTCCTACGGAAGAAACCATCGATGCCGACATGATCAACGCCGGCAAACAAACCGTGACCGCGCGGATCGGCGCGTCGATTTTTTCCTCGGCCGAGTCCTTCGCGATGATCCGCGGTGGCCATGTCGACCTGACCGTGCTCGGCGCCTTTGAAGTCGACGTCGAAGGCAACATCGCCTCGTGGATGATTCCCGGCAAACTGGTCAAGGGCATGGGCGGCGCCATGGATCTGGTGGCCGGTGCAGATAACATCATCGTCATCATGACCCACGCGTCCAAGGACGGTGAGTCCAAGCTGTTGGCCAAATGCAGCCTGCCGCTAACCGGCGCCGGGTGCATCAAGCGTGTGCTGACCGACCTGGCCTACCTGGAAATCCAGGACGGCGCGTTCATTCTCAAAGAACGTGCGCCAGGCGTGAGCGTTGAAGAAATTGTCGCCAAGACCGCCGGCAAACTGATCGTGCCGGATCACGTGCCGGAAATGCAGTTCGCTGCCCAGTGA
- a CDS encoding acetyl-CoA C-acetyltransferase, protein MQDVVIVAATRTAIGSFQGALAGVSAVDLGAAVIRQLLAQTGLDPALVDEVIMGQVLTAGAGQNPARQSAIKAGLPFTVPAMTLNKVCGSGLKALHLATQAIRCGDADVIIAGGQENMSLSNYVMPGARTGLRMGHAQIVDTMISDGLWDAFNDYHMGITAENLAEKYSLTREQQDAFAAASQQKATAAIEAGRFVDEITPILIPQRKGDPLSFATDEQPRAGTTAEALGKLKPAFKKDGSVTAGNASSLNDGAAAVILMSAEKAKALGLPVLAKIAAYANAGVDPAIMGIGPVSATRRCLTKAGWSIDQLDLIEANEAFAAQSLAVAKDLEWDLDKVNVNGGAIALGHPIGASGCRVLVTLLHEMIKRDAKKGLATLCIGGGQGVALAIERA, encoded by the coding sequence ATGCAAGACGTCGTTATTGTTGCCGCCACCCGTACCGCCATCGGCAGTTTCCAGGGTGCGTTGGCCGGTGTGTCCGCCGTTGACCTGGGCGCTGCGGTGATCCGTCAGTTGCTGGCGCAAACCGGGCTCGACCCGGCGCTGGTCGATGAAGTGATCATGGGCCAGGTGCTCACCGCCGGTGCCGGGCAGAACCCTGCGCGCCAGTCGGCGATCAAGGCTGGCCTGCCGTTCACCGTGCCGGCCATGACCCTGAACAAGGTCTGCGGTTCGGGCTTGAAAGCCCTGCACCTGGCGACCCAGGCGATTCGTTGCGGCGATGCCGACGTGATCATTGCCGGCGGCCAGGAAAACATGAGCCTGTCCAACTACGTGATGCCCGGCGCGCGCACCGGTCTGCGTATGGGTCACGCGCAAATCGTCGACACCATGATCAGCGACGGCCTGTGGGATGCGTTCAACGATTACCACATGGGCATCACCGCGGAAAACCTGGCCGAGAAATACAGCCTGACCCGCGAACAACAGGACGCCTTCGCCGCGGCCTCCCAGCAAAAAGCCACGGCCGCCATCGAAGCCGGGCGTTTTGTCGATGAGATCACGCCGATCCTGATCCCGCAGCGCAAGGGCGATCCGCTGTCCTTCGCCACCGACGAACAGCCACGGGCCGGCACCACCGCCGAAGCCCTGGGCAAGCTGAAACCGGCCTTCAAGAAGGACGGTTCGGTGACCGCCGGTAACGCCTCTTCGCTGAACGACGGTGCCGCCGCCGTGATCCTGATGAGCGCCGAAAAAGCCAAGGCCCTGGGCCTGCCGGTCCTGGCGAAAATCGCCGCTTACGCCAATGCGGGCGTCGACCCGGCGATCATGGGCATCGGCCCGGTATCGGCCACTCGCCGTTGCCTGACAAAGGCTGGCTGGTCCATTGACCAACTGGACCTGATCGAAGCCAACGAAGCCTTCGCCGCGCAATCCTTGGCAGTGGCCAAGGACCTGGAATGGGACCTGGACAAGGTCAACGTCAACGGCGGCGCCATTGCCCTGGGCCATCCGATCGGCGCGTCAGGTTGCCGGGTGCTGGTGACCTTACTGCATGAAATGATCAAGCGCGACGCCAAGAAAGGCCTCGCCACCCTGTGCATCGGCGGTGGTCAAGGCGTGGCACTGGCGATCGAACGGGCTTAA
- a CDS encoding NADPH-dependent F420 reductase: MSTIGIIGAGAIGSAFARALSRQGIELVIANSRGPHTLAALVEELGPTARAGTREEAAAQDIVLVAVNWSKLPMALAGLPDFAGRIVLDANNSIEAPSFKAVDLQGRTSSEVFAEWVPGARVVKAFNHLAARLLESDPAAEGGKRVLFLSGDDAEAKGKVAELIERLGFCGIDLGELSVGARLAQFPGGPLPILNLVKFG, from the coding sequence ATGAGCACTATCGGAATCATCGGCGCCGGCGCCATCGGCTCAGCCTTCGCCCGGGCCCTGTCCCGTCAGGGGATTGAATTGGTCATCGCCAACAGCCGCGGGCCGCACACCCTGGCGGCGCTGGTGGAAGAACTCGGGCCAACCGCCCGTGCCGGCACCCGAGAAGAAGCGGCGGCGCAAGACATCGTGTTGGTGGCGGTGAACTGGTCGAAATTGCCGATGGCGTTGGCGGGTCTGCCGGATTTCGCCGGGCGGATCGTCCTCGATGCCAACAACTCGATTGAAGCGCCATCGTTCAAGGCTGTGGATTTGCAGGGTCGTACGTCCAGCGAAGTGTTCGCTGAGTGGGTACCCGGAGCGCGGGTGGTAAAGGCGTTCAATCACCTGGCGGCGCGGTTGTTGGAGAGTGATCCGGCGGCGGAGGGTGGCAAGCGAGTGTTGTTTCTTTCGGGCGATGATGCCGAGGCGAAAGGGAAAGTGGCGGAATTGATCGAGCGCTTGGGCTTCTGCGGGATTGATCTTGGAGAACTGAGTGTCGGGGCGCGGCTGGCGCAGTTTCCGGGTGGGCCGCTGCCGATTCTCAATCTGGTGAAATTTGGCTGA
- a CDS encoding LysR family transcriptional regulator — protein METLANLESFVRSAETGSFSAAARLLALTPAAVSRNVAMLERNIGVRLFQRSTRKLSLTEAGERFLASISGNLQGLQAAISAVSSDRGEPAGVLKVSLAPTFGIGHVLPLLPAFLARYPLIRPEWHFENRQVDLIAEGYDAAIGGGFELTPGVISRTLAAADIVAVASPAYLAGRTLPVSPGDLLGHTGIVMRGIRTGRVRQWVMRDGAGHEATATLNENIVLNDPAAMREAALLGLGVTLLVLPDVVAQIQRCELVRLLPDWKADAGPISLYYPSRTLMPAKTRVFIDFVMDAFGD, from the coding sequence ATGGAAACCCTCGCCAACCTCGAATCCTTTGTGCGCAGCGCCGAAACCGGGAGCTTTTCCGCTGCCGCGCGGTTGCTCGCGCTGACGCCCGCCGCCGTCAGTCGCAACGTGGCGATGCTGGAGCGCAATATCGGTGTGCGGTTGTTCCAGCGCTCGACTCGCAAGTTGTCCCTGACCGAGGCCGGGGAACGTTTCCTGGCGAGCATCAGCGGCAATCTGCAGGGCTTGCAAGCGGCGATCAGCGCGGTGAGCAGTGATCGAGGCGAGCCGGCGGGTGTGCTCAAGGTCAGCCTGGCGCCGACCTTTGGCATTGGGCATGTGCTGCCGCTGCTGCCGGCGTTCCTGGCGCGTTATCCGTTGATTCGGCCGGAGTGGCACTTCGAAAATCGCCAGGTGGATTTAATTGCCGAAGGTTATGACGCGGCCATTGGTGGTGGTTTTGAATTGACGCCGGGGGTGATCTCGCGGACCTTGGCGGCGGCCGATATCGTTGCTGTCGCATCACCGGCTTATCTGGCAGGACGCACCCTCCCCGTCAGCCCGGGGGACTTGCTCGGGCACACCGGCATCGTGATGCGCGGCATTCGTACCGGGCGGGTTCGTCAGTGGGTGATGCGCGATGGCGCGGGCCATGAGGCGACCGCCACGTTGAATGAAAACATCGTGCTCAATGACCCGGCGGCCATGCGTGAAGCGGCCCTGCTCGGCCTGGGCGTAACGCTGCTGGTGCTGCCCGATGTGGTCGCGCAGATCCAGCGCTGTGAGCTGGTGCGACTGCTGCCGGACTGGAAAGCGGATGCGGGGCCGATCTCGTTGTACTACCCGAGCCGCACGTTGATGCCGGCCAAGACCCGGGTGTTTATCGATTTTGTGATGGACGCGTTCGGCGACTGA
- a CDS encoding Nramp family divalent metal transporter yields MNFSFLPKIATAPFCPPEVAGSVAVDPGASFFKRLLRFAGPGLLVSIGYMDPGNWATAIEAGSRFGYSLLFVVLLASLAGMVVQCLCSRLGIATGRDLAQLSRERYSTRTARTQWVLAEISIIATDLAEVLGCALAFHLLLGCSLTFGIALTAFDTLLVLALQNRGFRRLEAIMLVLVGTIGACFFVELLLIKPYWPDVARGFTPSLSAIGDAAPLYIAIGILGATVMPHNLYLHTSIVQTRLIGKDLASKQDAVKLARIDTIGSLALALLVNAAILILAAAAFHSTGHSDVVDIQDAYHLLDPLVGGALASVLFGVALLASGQSSTFTGTIAGQVIMEGYLNLRIPCYQRRLITRGLALIPAFIGVWLMGDNAIGKLLVMSQVVLSLQLPFALYPLISMTNDQKLMGPFVNRLPTRVLAWGLFTVISAANAWLILQLVV; encoded by the coding sequence GTGAACTTCAGTTTTTTGCCCAAAATCGCCACGGCGCCGTTTTGCCCGCCGGAAGTGGCTGGCAGTGTTGCGGTTGATCCGGGCGCTTCATTCTTCAAGCGCCTGCTGCGTTTTGCCGGCCCCGGTTTGTTGGTGTCGATTGGCTACATGGACCCCGGCAACTGGGCCACCGCCATCGAGGCCGGTTCGCGATTTGGGTACAGCTTGCTGTTCGTGGTGTTGTTGGCGAGCCTGGCCGGAATGGTGGTGCAGTGTTTGTGTTCGCGGCTGGGCATCGCCACCGGGCGTGACCTGGCGCAACTGTCCCGGGAGCGCTACAGCACCCGCACCGCACGCACGCAATGGGTGCTGGCGGAAATCTCGATCATCGCCACCGACCTGGCAGAAGTGCTCGGCTGCGCCCTGGCGTTCCATTTGCTGCTGGGCTGCTCGCTGACCTTCGGCATCGCCCTGACTGCGTTTGACACGCTGCTGGTGCTGGCCTTGCAGAACCGTGGCTTCCGCCGGCTGGAAGCGATCATGCTGGTACTGGTCGGTACCATCGGCGCGTGTTTCTTCGTCGAACTGCTGCTGATCAAACCCTACTGGCCGGACGTTGCCCGTGGCTTCACCCCATCACTGTCGGCCATTGGCGATGCCGCACCGCTGTACATCGCCATCGGCATTCTCGGGGCCACGGTGATGCCGCATAACCTGTACCTGCATACTTCAATCGTGCAGACGCGGCTGATCGGCAAGGACCTGGCCAGCAAGCAGGACGCGGTCAAACTGGCGCGCATCGACACCATCGGCTCCCTGGCCCTGGCGTTGCTGGTCAATGCGGCGATCCTGATCCTGGCAGCCGCCGCGTTCCACAGCACCGGACACAGCGACGTGGTGGACATCCAGGACGCCTATCACCTGCTCGATCCGCTGGTGGGCGGGGCCTTGGCCAGCGTGCTGTTCGGCGTCGCGCTGCTGGCCTCGGGGCAGAGCTCGACTTTTACCGGGACCATCGCCGGCCAGGTAATTATGGAGGGTTACCTGAACCTGCGGATTCCTTGTTACCAACGGCGTTTGATCACCCGTGGGCTGGCGTTGATCCCGGCGTTCATCGGTGTGTGGCTGATGGGCGACAATGCGATTGGCAAGTTGTTGGTAATGAGCCAGGTGGTGTTGAGCCTGCAACTGCCGTTTGCGTTGTACCCGTTGATCAGCATGACCAATGACCAGAAGCTGATGGGGCCGTTTGTGAACCGGCTGCCGACGCGGGTGTTGGCGTGGGGGTTGTTTACGGTGATCAGCGCGGCAAATGCGTGGTTGATTTTGCAATTGGTGGTTTGA
- a CDS encoding alpha/beta hydrolase encodes MLKFLALFMVLASATAHAQTPLHTDLPLKYLEQANPDSHNQPLVIFLHGYGSNERDLFGIKDELPTQYNYLSVQAPVALDADSYQWFRKKGEGAYNGETDDLKTSGKVLLDFIAQATKKYHTDANKVFLVGFSQGAIMSYEVALRHPDAVGGIAALSGRILPVLKSELKPDEKRQQLAIFIGHGTVDQRLPLVDGTAANSLLQKLSLKPEFHTYEGLGHSISAAEIQDLSAWLLRLNP; translated from the coding sequence ATGCTGAAGTTTCTCGCTCTGTTCATGGTCCTGGCCTCCGCCACGGCTCACGCTCAAACCCCGCTGCACACCGACCTGCCCCTCAAATACCTCGAACAGGCCAACCCTGACTCGCACAATCAGCCGCTGGTGATTTTCCTCCACGGCTACGGCAGCAATGAGCGGGATCTGTTCGGGATCAAGGACGAACTGCCGACACAGTACAACTACCTGTCAGTGCAGGCACCGGTGGCGTTGGACGCGGACAGTTACCAGTGGTTTCGCAAAAAGGGCGAAGGCGCCTACAACGGTGAGACCGATGACCTGAAGACCAGCGGCAAGGTGTTGCTGGACTTCATCGCCCAGGCGACGAAGAAATATCACACCGACGCCAACAAGGTGTTCCTGGTGGGGTTCAGCCAGGGCGCGATCATGTCCTACGAGGTGGCGTTGCGTCATCCCGACGCGGTAGGCGGGATTGCCGCGTTGAGCGGGCGGATATTGCCGGTACTCAAATCGGAGCTGAAACCGGATGAAAAACGCCAGCAACTGGCGATTTTCATCGGTCATGGCACCGTCGACCAACGTCTGCCCTTGGTCGACGGCACGGCGGCCAACAGCCTGTTGCAGAAACTGTCACTCAAGCCTGAGTTTCATACCTACGAAGGCCTGGGCCATAGCATCAGTGCTGCCGAGATCCAGGACTTGAGCGCCTGGTTGCTACGCCTCAACCCCTGA
- a CDS encoding M14 family metallopeptidase: MQRIDHPLPWSHLGTERSLSVFRFGAGARKVYIQASLHADELPGMRTAWELKKRLTELEAQGQLQGVIELVPVANPIGLDQHLQGAHMGRFELGSGKNFNRSFVELSAPVAALVGAQLGDDAEANIALIRQAMGQVFDGLPAPASQLEAMHRLLLRHACDADITLDLHCDFDAAIHIYALPQQWPQWQSLAARLNAGVGLLSEDSGGSSFDESCSTPWLRLAQAFPEAAIPLANLATTVELGSMGDTRVDQAQANCEAILGFLAEQGFITGTWPAAPSECCEGMPFAGTEYLFAPHHGVVSFLREAGEWVEQGDALFEVVDPLSDRVTTVRAGTSGVLFAIDRGRYTQPGTWQAKVAGREAFRVGKLTND; this comes from the coding sequence ATGCAACGCATCGACCATCCACTGCCGTGGAGCCATTTGGGCACCGAACGCAGCTTGAGCGTGTTTCGTTTTGGCGCCGGCGCCCGCAAGGTGTACATCCAGGCCAGCCTGCACGCCGATGAACTGCCGGGCATGCGCACCGCCTGGGAGCTGAAAAAGCGCCTGACCGAACTCGAAGCCCAAGGCCAGTTGCAAGGTGTTATCGAGCTGGTGCCGGTGGCCAACCCGATCGGCCTCGACCAGCACCTGCAAGGCGCGCACATGGGCCGTTTTGAACTCGGCAGCGGCAAGAATTTCAACCGCTCGTTCGTCGAACTGAGTGCGCCGGTGGCCGCGTTGGTCGGCGCTCAGTTGGGCGACGATGCCGAGGCCAACATCGCGTTGATTCGCCAGGCCATGGGCCAGGTATTCGACGGTCTGCCGGCGCCGGCGTCGCAACTGGAAGCCATGCACCGCTTGCTGTTGCGCCACGCCTGCGATGCCGACATCACCCTGGATTTGCATTGCGACTTTGACGCGGCGATTCACATTTACGCCTTGCCGCAACAGTGGCCGCAGTGGCAATCCCTGGCCGCGCGCCTGAATGCGGGCGTGGGGTTGTTGAGTGAAGATTCCGGTGGCAGTTCGTTCGACGAGTCCTGTTCGACGCCGTGGTTGCGTTTGGCGCAGGCCTTCCCGGAGGCGGCGATTCCGCTGGCGAACCTGGCAACCACCGTGGAGTTGGGCAGCATGGGCGACACCCGGGTTGATCAGGCCCAGGCCAATTGCGAGGCGATTCTGGGCTTTCTCGCTGAACAAGGTTTCATCACAGGCACCTGGCCGGCGGCGCCGAGCGAATGCTGCGAAGGCATGCCGTTCGCTGGCACCGAATACCTGTTCGCCCCGCACCACGGCGTGGTCAGCTTCCTGCGCGAGGCGGGTGAGTGGGTGGAGCAGGGCGATGCGCTGTTTGAAGTGGTCGATCCGTTGAGCGACCGAGTGACGACCGTGCGCGCCGGGACCAGCGGCGTGTTGTTTGCGATTGATCGTGGGCGGTACACCCAGCCGGGGACGTGGCAGGCGAAAGTGGCGGGGCGCGAGGCGTTTCGGGTTGGGAAGTTGACTAACGACTGA
- a CDS encoding ABC transporter substrate-binding protein has protein sequence MKKLVMFGALALSMLSLTAVAEDAKPIRIGIEAGYPPFSMKTPDGKLTGFDVDIGDALCEQMKVKCVWVEQEFDGLIPALKVKKIDAILSSMTITDDRKKNVDFTIKYYHTPARFVMKAGTDVKDPLTELKGKKVGVLRASTHDRFATEVLQPAGIILVRYASQQEANLDMVAGRLDAMLADSVNLDDGFLKTDAGKGFAFVGPTYEDAKYFGGGAGIAVRKGDKALADQFNTAITEIRANGKYKQVQDKYFAFDVYGE, from the coding sequence ATGAAGAAGCTAGTGATGTTCGGTGCCCTGGCACTGTCGATGTTGTCCCTGACCGCTGTGGCCGAAGACGCCAAGCCGATCCGCATCGGTATCGAAGCCGGTTACCCGCCATTCTCGATGAAAACCCCTGACGGCAAACTCACCGGTTTCGACGTCGACATTGGCGACGCGCTGTGCGAGCAGATGAAAGTGAAGTGCGTGTGGGTCGAGCAAGAGTTCGACGGCCTGATCCCGGCGCTGAAAGTGAAGAAAATCGACGCGATCCTGTCGTCTATGACCATCACTGACGATCGTAAGAAAAACGTCGATTTCACCATCAAGTACTACCACACCCCGGCGCGCTTCGTGATGAAGGCAGGCACCGACGTCAAGGACCCGCTGACCGAACTCAAGGGCAAGAAAGTCGGTGTGCTGCGCGCCAGTACCCACGACCGCTTCGCCACTGAAGTGCTGCAACCGGCCGGGATTATCCTGGTGCGTTACGCCTCGCAGCAGGAAGCCAACCTGGACATGGTTGCTGGCCGCCTCGACGCGATGCTGGCCGACTCGGTCAACCTGGACGACGGTTTCCTGAAAACCGACGCCGGTAAAGGTTTCGCCTTCGTTGGCCCGACCTATGAAGACGCCAAGTACTTCGGCGGCGGTGCCGGCATCGCCGTGCGTAAGGGTGACAAGGCGCTGGCGGACCAATTCAACACCGCCATCACCGAAATCCGCGCCAACGGCAAGTACAAGCAAGTGCAGGACAAGTACTTCGCCTTTGACGTCTACGGCGAATAA
- a CDS encoding type 1 glutamine amidotransferase has protein sequence MPELNLIQHHPAEGPGAIAEWARLRGITLNVFRADLGQLPPMAAGPVILLGGPYESNAGPEWLEAERQWLAASLEQGAAVFAICLGAQLLALSLGGNVRRMPHPETGWTALSLADGQTLNVLEWHEDAIDLPPGAQLLASSEACEQQMYRVGATRVGLQFHPEWNAESVILLNEHFGDESPLPRDQDDSAAHAAVFEWLRGTLDQWWVATGFL, from the coding sequence ATGCCCGAGTTGAACCTGATCCAGCACCACCCCGCCGAAGGCCCCGGTGCCATTGCCGAATGGGCCAGGTTGCGCGGGATCACGCTGAATGTCTTTCGTGCCGACCTCGGGCAATTGCCGCCGATGGCTGCGGGGCCGGTGATCCTGTTGGGCGGGCCTTATGAGTCCAACGCCGGGCCTGAGTGGCTGGAAGCAGAGCGTCAATGGCTGGCGGCCAGCCTGGAGCAAGGCGCGGCGGTGTTTGCCATTTGCCTGGGGGCGCAGTTATTGGCGTTGAGCCTGGGCGGGAATGTGCGGCGCATGCCTCACCCTGAAACGGGCTGGACCGCGCTGAGCCTGGCTGATGGCCAGACGTTGAACGTGCTGGAATGGCATGAAGACGCGATCGATCTGCCACCCGGCGCGCAATTGCTGGCCAGTAGCGAGGCCTGTGAGCAGCAGATGTATCGGGTCGGGGCGACGCGGGTGGGGTTGCAGTTTCATCCGGAGTGGAATGCTGAATCAGTGATTCTGCTGAACGAGCATTTTGGCGATGAGTCGCCATTGCCACGAGACCAAGACGACAGCGCTGCGCATGCGGCGGTGTTTGAGTGGTTGCGGGGAACATTGGATCAATGGTGGGTAGCGACAGGCTTTTTGTAG